A region from the Triticum aestivum cultivar Chinese Spring chromosome 3D, IWGSC CS RefSeq v2.1, whole genome shotgun sequence genome encodes:
- the LOC123080215 gene encoding filaggrin-2 yields MSIVKRALGFGGGYGQSKPVISYHTQNSDSVTTVVTEISHMSLNGKQAAYNDAGAVQKTASLTELCSEDAEVQKHCYGQQAYGSDVGGFDALVCDSAAQKHGYGGEQKASSYQHESGAGGYSALHHESSVQKHGGYGGQKASSYQHGGYDAASHDSTGATQKYGYGEQKAYQHYGAEAHHDSSAQKHGYGEQKAYGGHHQDSKVQKSGYGGEHTAYQHEGNLKGYTALHQDSKIQKHGYGKKAHGYGEQKAYDCTVQKPGYGEHKAYEHGSAAAALHHDSYGVVKKHGYGGEQYQHGAAAGEYDAVHHYNSSVQKQGYGEKAYQHGSDAGGYGGVHHGSATQKHGYGAGQKAYAHDADGGGYTIFYHGGVAQNASYKGCAAGVAGYDTLVQKQHGDGGYGGLQNAYPRQGCGVGGVAGYDALARREREKQRCESDEESEEESDCEEEEVVGLAAPGGTQYYAAYERHQQLGGGGYGGGCAQPKNHSYY; encoded by the coding sequence ATGTCCATCGTCAAGCGTGCTTTGGGCTTCGGCGGCGGCTACGGCCAGAGCAAGCCCGTGATAAGCTACCACACCCAGAACTCCGACTCGGTGACCACCGTCGTGACCGAGATCAGCCACATGAGCCTCAACGGGAAGCAGGCGGCGTACAACGACGCCGGCGCCGTGCAGAAGACGGCCTCCCTGACGGAGCTGTGCAGCGAGGATGCCGAAGTGCAGAAGCACTGCTACGGGCAGCAGGCGTACGGGAGCGACGTCGGAGGGTTCGACGCTCTCGTCTGCGACAGCGCCGCGCAGAAGCACGGCTACGGCGGCGAACAGAAGGCGTCGTCGTACCAGCATGAAAGCGGCGCCGGAGGCTACAGCGCCCTTCACCACGAAAGCTCCGTGCAgaagcacggtggctacggcgggcAGAAGGCGTCGTCGTACCAGCATGGAGGCTACGACGCTGCCAGCCACGACAGCACCGGCGCCACGCAGAAGTATGGCTACGGTGAGCAGAAGGCTTACCAGCATTATGGGGCCGAGGCCCACCATGACAGCTCGGCGCAGAAGCATGGCTATGGCGAGCAGAAGGCGTACGGTGGTCACCACCAGGACAGCAAGGTCCAGAAGAGCGGCTACGGCGGCGAGCATACGGCGTACCAGCATGAAGGCAATCTCAAGGGGTACACCGCTCTCCACCAGGACAGCAAGATCCAGAAGCATGGCTACGGCAAGAAGGCGCACGGCTATGGCGAGCAGAAGGCGTACGACTGCACGGTCCAGAAGCCCGGCTACGGCGAGCACAAGGCGTACGAGCatgggagcgccgccgccgccctccaccacGACAGCTACGGCGTCGTGAAGAAGCACGGCTACGGCGGCGAGCAGTACCAGCATGGCGCTGCAGCGGGAGAGTACGACGCCGTCCACCACTACAACAGCTCGGTGCAGAAGCAAGGCTACGGGGAGAAGGCGTACCAGCACGGGAGCGACGCCGGAGGGTACGGCGGTGTCCACCACGGCAGCGCGACGCAGAAGCACGGCTACGGCGCTGGGCAGAAGGCTTACGCACACGATGCTGATGGCGGAGGGTACACCATTTTCTACCACGGCGGCGTGGCGCAGAACGCGTCGTACAAAGGGTGCGCCGCCGGCGTCGCCGGGTACGACACGCTCGTCCAGAAGCAGCACGGGGACGGGGGCTACGGCGGCCTGCAAAATGCGTACCCGCGGCAAGGGTGCGGCGTCGGCGGCGTCGCAGGGTATGATGCTCTTGCCCGCCGTGAGAGAGAGAAGCAGCGGTGTGAGAGCGACGAAGAGAGCGAGGAGGAGAGCGACTgcgaagaggaggaggtggtgggccTTGCGGCGCCCGGCGGCACGCAGTACTACGCGGCGTACGAGCGCCACCAgcagctcggcggcggcggctatggcggcggGTGCGCACAGCCCAAGAATCACAGCTACTACTGA